Proteins encoded in a region of the Candidatus Cloacimonadota bacterium genome:
- a CDS encoding SpoIID/LytB domain-containing protein, giving the protein MRKFPVFLLFGISLLFGAEIRNGMLYLEINLASAQHLQLDAGHLVLSDKDQLFTQDFSGKILIDVVSPEQDNQYGIIEHVGTAADIYDNDAVINSYFVWEDDQLLLKHEYWFFLPDSFKDLEAAQSYAASMNYPLSRVQSIPIVNSTLRIVGQDGKESYFESPLNIQSSKEMWLNGLPYEGEFVLKIRSGKLVLNQILPIEEYIAGVIPNEIGSNSPLEALKAQAVAARTHAVSLLLNNRHSADGYDLCNTTHCQVYKGKHLRNEIIEEAVVQSAGEIIVSDQHIADATYHSSCGGKTDSSQDIWKGAYIPHLGGSTCIPAAEELDLSQERDLTAWISSKVDSSGMSSWEVSSMVWQRSISKAKVAANTGLDSIKSIEILNRGHSGRILKLRITGDRSIVLDGEYKIRQAFGMLPSSMFVFKGAAGSKAYYPGNSITIMGRGSGHGVGMCQVGALRKARKGEDYTSILQCYYPGTEIKNIRMEDD; this is encoded by the coding sequence ATGCGCAAGTTTCCGGTCTTCCTGCTATTTGGTATTTCTCTGCTCTTCGGGGCTGAAATCCGGAATGGCATGTTGTATCTGGAAATCAATCTCGCCAGCGCACAGCACTTGCAACTGGATGCTGGCCATTTGGTGCTAAGCGATAAAGATCAACTTTTTACGCAAGACTTTAGCGGGAAAATCCTGATAGATGTGGTTTCCCCTGAACAGGACAACCAATATGGGATCATCGAGCATGTAGGAACTGCTGCCGATATCTACGATAATGATGCCGTTATAAACAGCTATTTTGTGTGGGAAGATGACCAATTGTTGTTAAAACATGAATACTGGTTTTTCTTACCCGATAGCTTCAAAGACCTGGAAGCCGCCCAATCCTACGCAGCCAGCATGAACTATCCACTCAGCCGGGTCCAGTCCATTCCGATTGTAAACTCCACATTGAGGATCGTAGGGCAAGACGGTAAAGAGTCTTATTTTGAAAGCCCGCTGAACATTCAGTCTTCAAAAGAAATGTGGCTTAACGGTCTCCCTTATGAAGGCGAGTTTGTACTAAAAATCAGAAGCGGCAAGCTGGTATTGAATCAGATCCTGCCCATAGAAGAATATATTGCTGGAGTAATCCCAAACGAGATAGGCTCCAATAGTCCTCTGGAAGCCCTGAAGGCTCAGGCTGTTGCAGCCCGTACTCACGCTGTAAGCTTGCTGCTCAATAACCGCCATTCAGCTGATGGTTACGATCTTTGCAATACTACTCATTGTCAGGTTTACAAAGGCAAGCACCTCCGCAACGAGATAATAGAGGAAGCTGTAGTACAAAGCGCAGGAGAGATCATTGTATCCGATCAACATATAGCCGATGCCACTTATCACAGTAGCTGCGGAGGGAAGACGGATTCTTCCCAGGATATCTGGAAAGGCGCCTACATCCCTCATTTAGGTGGATCGACCTGCATTCCCGCAGCCGAAGAGCTCGATCTATCCCAAGAGCGTGACCTAACTGCATGGATAAGTAGCAAAGTAGACAGCTCCGGGATGAGCTCCTGGGAAGTATCCTCTATGGTTTGGCAGCGCAGCATTAGCAAAGCAAAAGTGGCCGCAAACACTGGCTTGGACAGCATAAAGAGTATCGAAATACTCAATCGCGGGCACTCCGGCAGAATCTTGAAGCTGCGCATTACCGGAGATCGCAGTATAGTTCTGGACGGAGAGTACAAGATCAGGCAAGCCTTTGGTATGTTGCCATCTTCGATGTTTGTGTTCAAAGGAGCAGCAGGAAGTAAAGCTTATTACCCCGGAAACAGCATTACCATAATGGGTAGAGGTTCCGGACATGGAGTAGGTATGTGTCAAGTGGGCGCTCTGCGCAAAGCTCGCAAGGGAGAAGATTACACCAGTATCTTACAATGCTACTATCCCGGCACAGAAATCAAGAATATCCGGATGGAAGATGACTGA
- the metG gene encoding methionine--tRNA ligase, whose protein sequence is MKYIVTSALPYANGKLHVGHVAGAYLPADIFVRYLRLQKEDVIYICGTDEHGTPISISADKEGVPAIDVVKRYHESIKEAFDGIGIEFDNFSGTAREEHYQLSQEFFSDLYKKGHIQPKTTLQFYCEHDKRYLPDRYVEGICPVCGAEAARGDQCDKCGQTYETTSLKSPHCKICGNKPIIRETKHWFFHLAHFTDQLKEWISHKSYWKENVRNFMLNLLEQGLIERSITRDLSWGVPVPLPEAEGKVLYVWFDAPIGYISSTVEWAKRIGQPERWKDYWLDKDTQLIHFIGKDNIIFHALIWPAMLMGQDLQYCLPHDIPANEFMNLEGDKISTSRNWAIWVDEFVHDFNGEYLRYYLATNAPERQDTDFSFKDFQMKINGELNNVLGNLANRVFAFAQKHFEGIISPIEGDEECSAIISEADRNLADISASYRDYQVKRNTRAIMDIARMGNRFFDERKPWVAIKEDHKHVQQTLWVCAELLHKISIALSPILPKHMLKLREMMSLPPIQNWEDAFVCSQITLRDVSPLFIKIEDAAIEAALAKLHKSTIVSPKTEYLPVKPEITYDQFSAMDLRLAIVLEASPVPKTDKLLRLKVDLGFETRELVAGIAESYKAEDILGKTVVMLVNLQARKIRGIVSNGMILAAHDESGLHVVLPDGGYPGSPVQ, encoded by the coding sequence ATGAAATACATTGTAACCAGCGCTCTACCTTATGCTAATGGCAAGCTTCATGTGGGGCATGTAGCCGGAGCATATCTCCCGGCTGATATATTTGTGCGTTATCTACGCCTGCAAAAGGAAGACGTGATCTACATCTGCGGTACAGATGAACACGGTACTCCGATCTCGATCTCGGCAGATAAAGAAGGTGTACCGGCCATTGACGTAGTCAAACGCTATCATGAAAGCATCAAAGAAGCTTTCGACGGCATCGGCATTGAGTTTGACAACTTCTCCGGAACAGCCCGTGAGGAGCATTATCAGTTATCACAGGAGTTCTTTAGCGATCTGTATAAAAAGGGACACATACAGCCAAAAACAACTTTGCAGTTTTACTGCGAACACGATAAACGCTATCTGCCCGATCGCTATGTAGAGGGAATCTGCCCGGTCTGTGGCGCTGAAGCCGCACGGGGTGACCAATGTGACAAATGTGGACAGACCTATGAAACTACTTCGCTGAAGAGTCCACACTGCAAGATATGCGGAAATAAGCCGATAATCCGGGAAACCAAGCATTGGTTCTTTCATCTGGCACACTTTACAGATCAACTGAAAGAGTGGATATCCCACAAAAGCTACTGGAAAGAGAACGTACGCAACTTCATGCTGAACCTCTTGGAGCAAGGCTTGATCGAGCGTTCGATAACACGGGACCTCAGCTGGGGAGTACCTGTGCCACTGCCCGAAGCAGAAGGCAAAGTGCTGTATGTATGGTTCGATGCGCCAATTGGCTACATTTCCTCCACTGTGGAATGGGCAAAACGAATCGGCCAGCCGGAGCGCTGGAAAGACTATTGGTTGGACAAAGATACGCAGTTGATCCACTTCATCGGCAAAGACAATATCATCTTCCATGCCTTGATCTGGCCTGCCATGCTGATGGGTCAGGATCTTCAGTATTGTCTCCCTCACGACATTCCCGCCAATGAATTTATGAATCTGGAGGGGGATAAGATCTCTACATCTCGCAACTGGGCGATCTGGGTGGATGAATTCGTGCACGATTTTAATGGCGAATATCTGCGTTACTATCTGGCTACAAACGCTCCCGAGCGGCAAGATACAGATTTTAGTTTCAAAGATTTCCAAATGAAGATAAACGGCGAATTGAACAATGTATTGGGAAATCTCGCCAATCGCGTGTTTGCCTTTGCACAAAAACATTTTGAGGGTATCATCTCTCCCATCGAAGGCGATGAAGAGTGTAGCGCGATCATCAGCGAAGCCGATAGAAACTTGGCAGATATCAGCGCTTCCTATCGGGATTATCAGGTAAAACGCAATACCAGGGCAATCATGGATATAGCGCGTATGGGCAATCGTTTCTTTGACGAACGCAAACCCTGGGTGGCAATCAAAGAAGACCACAAACACGTGCAACAAACGCTGTGGGTATGCGCTGAATTGTTGCACAAAATCAGCATCGCCCTTTCCCCCATTTTACCCAAGCATATGCTGAAGCTTCGGGAAATGATGTCTTTACCACCCATCCAAAACTGGGAAGATGCATTTGTATGCTCGCAGATTACTTTACGAGACGTCTCTCCCCTATTTATCAAGATCGAAGATGCCGCCATTGAAGCAGCATTAGCCAAATTACACAAGAGTACCATAGTATCCCCAAAAACAGAGTATCTTCCTGTGAAACCAGAGATCACCTACGATCAGTTCAGTGCCATGGACCTGCGTTTAGCCATAGTATTGGAAGCATCCCCCGTACCCAAGACCGATAAACTATTGAGACTAAAAGTGGATCTTGGGTTTGAAACCAGAGAGTTGGTTGCAGGTATCGCAGAATCTTACAAAGCAGAGGATATCCTTGGCAAAACCGTGGTAATGCTGGTGAATCTGCAAGCCCGCAAGATCAGGGGCATAGTATCCAACGGCATGATTCTTGCTGCTCACGATGAATCGGGCTTGCACGTAGTCTTGCCGGATGGAGGATACCCCGGTTCCCCGGTACAATAA
- a CDS encoding Hsp33 family molecular chaperone HslO: MTEPEGRLLCGSIAADQFRLFATNTTSIVQKARDFHDLYPLSAIMMGRLITAVALMSGDLKAPSSEIALRIDAEGPLKGAIALINKEGDIKAYAFEPHLWFQESEANLQVGKHLIPGTLSVIRQSGLKAPYTGQVRLLDGEIASDVAAYYQQSEQTATAVNLGVLIDPSAAIRSAGGVLIQQLPNADPALAELISSNLLQTPNLSDLMDMGLSIEEILDRFILKGLPWKINKEMMLRYHCDCSRERFARALMLLGQKELMSLRDGIAPVCHYCNKTYEFSATDIDNLIKALDKHDET; the protein is encoded by the coding sequence ATGACTGAACCTGAAGGCCGCTTACTATGCGGAAGCATTGCCGCCGACCAGTTTCGCTTGTTTGCTACCAATACTACATCCATCGTTCAAAAGGCACGGGATTTTCACGATTTGTATCCCCTGTCCGCTATCATGATGGGGCGCCTGATCACGGCAGTAGCGTTGATGAGCGGAGATTTGAAAGCTCCCAGCTCTGAGATCGCATTGCGGATAGACGCAGAAGGCCCCTTGAAAGGAGCGATCGCACTTATCAACAAAGAAGGCGACATCAAAGCCTATGCTTTTGAACCGCATTTGTGGTTCCAGGAGTCCGAGGCCAACCTACAAGTGGGAAAACACTTGATACCCGGTACTTTGAGTGTGATCCGTCAGAGTGGGCTCAAAGCGCCTTATACCGGACAGGTACGGTTGCTGGATGGTGAAATTGCCTCTGATGTAGCCGCTTATTATCAGCAAAGTGAACAGACCGCAACAGCGGTGAACTTGGGTGTGTTGATCGATCCCAGTGCTGCTATTCGCTCTGCGGGAGGAGTACTGATCCAGCAACTTCCCAATGCCGATCCAGCTCTGGCAGAACTCATCAGTTCAAACCTGCTACAAACACCAAATTTGTCGGATTTGATGGACATGGGCTTATCGATAGAAGAAATCTTGGATAGGTTCATACTGAAAGGTTTGCCCTGGAAAATCAATAAAGAAATGATGCTGAGATACCATTGCGATTGCAGCCGTGAAAGATTTGCCCGCGCTTTAATGCTCTTGGGCCAAAAGGAACTGATGAGCCTGCGTGACGGCATCGCTCCGGTTTGTCATTATTGTAACAAGACTTATGAATTTAGCGCCACAGACATTGATAACCTTATAAAAGCTTTGGATAAACATGATGAAACATAA
- a CDS encoding aspartate kinase produces MAIIVKKFGGTSVGSVELIRSIAKKLAKSYHRGDQLVVVVSAMAKTTDNLFSLAYEISTHPSRREMDMLLTAGERISMSLLSLSLYEEGIPSISFTGSQSGIITDDHHGNAKILKVNAFRIHEELAKDKVVIVAGFQGVSTTKEITTLGRGGSDTSAVALACYLGADKCEIYTDVAGVYSADPRIVPQARFIPEIGYLDMLALSYNGSKVLHPRAVEFACRYKVRVEIKSSFTFEAGTLIKQEENPKDSQMEERIVTAIAHKDNILRYRIATDSGVLQLLEKWHNEIYKINMVEQALELYIEEKYESEVDYILQESKISITDKSRDIGFVILVGLGLAADPAFIARVLKLCANSHLTRISHSERSVELMLPAPQVAKTVASLHQEFFGDKV; encoded by the coding sequence ATGGCGATCATTGTTAAGAAATTTGGCGGCACCTCGGTGGGAAGTGTGGAACTGATCCGCTCTATTGCCAAAAAGCTGGCCAAATCTTATCATCGCGGCGATCAACTGGTGGTGGTGGTATCTGCCATGGCCAAAACAACCGACAATCTGTTCAGCCTGGCTTATGAGATCAGTACACATCCCAGCCGACGGGAAATGGATATGCTTCTTACTGCCGGTGAGCGCATTAGCATGTCCCTGCTTTCACTCTCGTTGTATGAAGAAGGCATCCCCTCGATCTCTTTTACTGGTTCACAGAGCGGGATTATTACAGACGATCATCATGGTAATGCCAAGATATTGAAAGTAAATGCATTTCGCATCCATGAAGAACTTGCTAAGGATAAAGTGGTGATTGTAGCTGGTTTTCAGGGTGTGAGCACCACCAAAGAGATAACTACTCTGGGAAGAGGCGGTTCCGATACCTCAGCGGTTGCTTTAGCCTGTTATTTGGGAGCGGATAAATGTGAGATATATACCGATGTGGCAGGAGTCTATAGTGCGGATCCCAGGATCGTACCCCAAGCCCGCTTTATTCCTGAAATCGGCTATCTGGATATGCTGGCCCTCAGTTACAACGGCTCCAAGGTCTTGCATCCTCGCGCGGTAGAATTTGCCTGCCGCTACAAAGTCCGTGTGGAAATAAAGAGTTCCTTCACTTTCGAGGCAGGAACCCTGATCAAACAAGAAGAAAACCCAAAGGATTCACAAATGGAAGAACGCATAGTAACCGCTATAGCACATAAAGACAACATCTTGCGCTACCGGATAGCAACAGATTCCGGAGTCTTGCAACTGCTGGAGAAATGGCACAACGAAATCTATAAGATCAATATGGTAGAGCAGGCTCTGGAATTGTATATCGAAGAGAAATACGAATCTGAAGTGGACTATATCTTGCAGGAGTCGAAGATTTCGATAACAGACAAGAGTCGGGACATCGGCTTTGTGATCCTGGTGGGGTTGGGTTTGGCAGCTGATCCTGCGTTTATAGCCAGAGTGCTGAAGCTGTGTGCCAATTCTCATCTGACCCGCATCTCACACAGTGAACGGAGTGTGGAATTGATGCTGCCTGCTCCTCAGGTGGCAAAGACAGTAGCCAGTTTACATCAGGAATTCTTTGGGGATAAGGTATGA
- a CDS encoding CTP synthase, with protein MAKYIFVMGGVLSSLGKGIATASIGLLLKSMGYKVVLQKFDPYLNVDPGTMSPFQHGEVFVTDDGAETDLDLGHYERFVDEALSSASSCSAGQIYESVIMNERKGTYLGKTVQVIPHVTNEIKRRITRLSEDKDIVITEIGGTVGDIESLPFLEAVRQLRLDLGVHNTLNILLTYVPYIKTAGELKTKPSQHSAYKLREIGIQPDILLCRSEKTFDDEIYSKIALFTNVPKESVINAIDVKCVYEIPLIYQKANLPAIICRHFNMESPEVDLEDWQHFLTNQQNSEGEVNIAVCGKYVKHHDAYKSVVEALMHAAANQRKKLNIKWVDSERNFKPTDLDNELKDIDGILIPGGFGIRGIEGKINIANFARTRNIPLLGICLGMQVMAIEYARNVCKLSDANSTEFDEMNPHPVIHLMEDQRYIDLVGGSMRLGAYKCKISPDSLAHRAYGSLLISERHRHRYEFNNDYREILSSAGLKLSGVSEEDLLVEILEYPGNDFYLGVQFHPEFKSRPNRPHPLFVELVKASIKG; from the coding sequence GTGGCAAAATACATCTTCGTAATGGGAGGAGTGCTATCATCCTTGGGCAAAGGTATAGCCACTGCATCCATCGGATTGCTGCTAAAATCTATGGGCTATAAAGTGGTGTTACAAAAATTTGACCCCTACTTGAATGTTGACCCGGGTACTATGAGCCCCTTCCAGCATGGAGAAGTATTTGTGACCGACGACGGTGCCGAAACAGACCTTGATCTGGGACATTATGAACGCTTTGTGGATGAGGCACTTAGCTCTGCAAGCAGTTGCAGTGCCGGACAGATATATGAAAGCGTGATAATGAACGAGCGCAAGGGCACTTATCTGGGAAAAACCGTACAGGTTATCCCTCATGTAACTAACGAAATCAAACGCCGGATAACACGTTTATCCGAAGATAAAGACATCGTGATCACCGAGATCGGAGGCACAGTGGGCGACATCGAAAGCCTGCCTTTTTTGGAGGCTGTGCGTCAACTGCGCCTTGATCTCGGGGTTCATAATACCCTGAACATCCTGCTTACTTATGTGCCCTACATCAAGACTGCAGGAGAACTGAAAACCAAGCCTTCACAACATAGTGCTTACAAACTGCGTGAGATCGGTATCCAGCCGGATATCCTGCTTTGCCGTAGTGAAAAGACCTTTGACGATGAAATCTACTCCAAGATCGCACTCTTTACAAACGTTCCCAAAGAAAGTGTGATCAATGCTATCGACGTGAAATGCGTTTACGAGATACCGCTGATCTATCAGAAAGCGAACTTGCCGGCGATAATCTGCCGGCATTTCAATATGGAGAGCCCTGAAGTGGACTTAGAGGACTGGCAGCATTTCCTTACCAACCAGCAGAATAGCGAAGGTGAAGTAAACATAGCAGTTTGCGGAAAGTATGTGAAACACCACGATGCTTACAAAAGCGTTGTGGAAGCTCTGATGCATGCCGCGGCAAATCAGAGAAAGAAACTGAACATCAAATGGGTGGATTCCGAGCGGAACTTCAAGCCTACGGATTTGGATAATGAACTGAAGGATATTGACGGGATCCTGATTCCCGGTGGCTTTGGCATACGGGGTATCGAAGGAAAGATTAACATCGCCAATTTTGCCCGCACCCGAAACATCCCACTATTGGGCATCTGCCTGGGCATGCAAGTGATGGCAATTGAGTATGCCCGCAATGTGTGCAAACTCAGCGATGCCAATAGTACTGAATTTGATGAAATGAATCCCCATCCGGTCATCCATTTGATGGAAGATCAGCGCTACATCGATCTCGTGGGCGGCTCCATGCGCTTGGGCGCTTATAAATGCAAGATCAGCCCGGACAGCCTTGCTCATAGGGCTTATGGCAGTTTACTGATCAGTGAACGCCACCGTCATCGCTATGAGTTTAATAATGATTATCGGGAGATATTGAGCAGTGCCGGATTGAAGTTGAGCGGAGTATCCGAAGAGGATCTTTTGGTAGAAATTTTGGAGTATCCCGGCAATGATTTCTATCTCGGCGTACAGTTTCATCCGGAATTTAAAAGCCGCCCAAATCGCCCGCATCCTCTCTTCGTAGAACTGGTAAAAGCCTCAATAAAGGGATAA